A single window of Colletotrichum higginsianum IMI 349063 chromosome 8, whole genome shotgun sequence DNA harbors:
- a CDS encoding Nuclear pore protein-like protein yields MMEFDTLVLRPAAGVAGDDEYDSDMETEWIRTPSVDSLADEDEIQVDPNGDLLLHVGIDPSSGDTKSFRVCSSTLRRASPFWKRTLHETSPETDRFRDDGEWWACTPSLYACQYDKSAGLAMLLDIIHSRFHQVPEDPTLAEVYGTLCLASMYEMERVLQPWLAQWYGALKKAETSRDGRDLGMLACLAWTLGDERLFARTMVKIALTCVVDDEGRTRTADGVRLDDYIHDSLGSPVISESIRTLRNQLALDLPSHLNSLVSRLIDGKWLCVGISDIPITRDKKCDYVVLGSVFAGLVYVRGARTTEVAIGPGESVMDLLKSLKRVLSYVMCYEKHPECNPAERIADAMRKTVDEMDLPLSTECIQRMREQRQRFGLEQKDEGLPIVERGSEYWSCSSACMEIGSASP; encoded by the exons ATGATGGAGTTTGACACCCTGGTGCTCCGTCCGGCTGCGGGcgtggccggcgacgatgaatACGACAGCGACATGGAGACGGAATGGATCCGGACGCCGTCCGTGGACAGCCTagcggacgaggacgagatccAGGTAGACCCGAACGGggacctgctgctgcacgtCGGGATCGACCCCTCGTCCGGCGACACGAAGTCGTTCCGCGTATGTTCCAGCACGCTACGGCGGGCGTCACCCTTCTGGAAAAGAACGCTTCATGAGACGTCGCCCGAGACGGATAGGTTTCGAGACGACGGGGAATGGTGGGCTTGCACCCCGTCGCTCTACGCGTGCCAGTACGACAAGTCGGCGGGGCTCGCCATGCTCCTCGACATCATTCACTCCAGGTTCCACCAGGTCCCGGAAGATCCCACGCTCGCCGAGGTCTACGGCACGCTGTGCCTGGCGAGCATGTACGAGATGGAGCGAGTCCTGCAGCCGTGGCTGGCGCAGTGGTACGGGGCGCTGAAGAAGGCGGAAACCAGCCGGGACGGGCGCGACCTGGGGATGCTTGCGTGCCTGGCCTGGACGTTGGGCGACGAGAGGCTCTTTGCGAGGACGATGGTCAAGATCGCGCTCACctgcgtcgtcgacgacgaagggCGCACGAGGACGGCCGACGGGGTTCGTTTGGACGACTATATCCACGACTCTCTTGGCTCGCCTGTGATCTCTG AAAGCATCCGCACGCTGCGGAACCAACTGGCTCTGGACCTGCCATCACACCTCAACAGCCTCGTCAGCAGGTTGATAGACGGCAAGTGGCTGTGTGTCGGCATCTCCGACATCCCCATCACGCGGGACAAGAAGTGCGACTACGTCGTTCTGGGCAGCGTGTTCGCGGGGCTGGTGTATGTCCGGGGCGCCAGGACGACGGAGGTGGCGATCGGGCCGGGCGAGAGCGTCATGGACCTGCTCAAGTCGCTGAAGCGGGTGCTGTCGTACGTGATGTGCTACGAGAAGCACCCGGAGTGCAACCCCGCGGAGAGGATCGCGGACGCCATGAGAAAGACAGTCGACGAGATGGATTTGCCGTTGAGCACGGAGTGCATCCAGAGGATGAGGGAACAGCGCCAAAGGTTCGGCCTGGAGCAGAAAGACGAGGGATTGCCAATTGTCGAGCGAGGCAGCGAGTACTGGAGTTGCTCTTCAGCCTGCATGGAGATTGGGTCAGCATCGCCATAG
- a CDS encoding Endoglucanase encodes MALKTNQLLFLASVLASTTLGHVVLENPKPFKFVADGPTNPISTSGSDFPCKIPPGASYEIDGSSTVIAVGETFEATFKGQAVHGGGNCQFALSADTSPTKDSKWMVIHSIEGGCPARNQKGNLEGPNADKYPFKIPAGIAPGDYVFAWIWLARVGGQPEYYMNCAPITVTGAKKRKMKKILRQFADRRALLARREQFPELFMANIGEVAGGCTTGEALNAQIPIAFPNPGIYVDHPEGAENLYKQPCDGNPRAGSPAEPGPGVGSPSSQAGTAAPTSTVVDGTVVPTASSAVVSSISSSSSMSGAKPVASNSPTTMSAEPSVPTGSCPAPIISTVTNEITVTVTATVMATSVTGSQSIGGPTTAPTASPGAPQPAPVNCSEGHLTCLPDETHFATCTGGKLTAPQPIAPGFKCAAGEGEGLDISPIVPYV; translated from the coding sequence ATGGCATTGAAAACGAACCAacttctcttcctcgcctcgGTGCTGGCATCGACAACCCTCGGAcacgtcgtcctcgagaaCCCAAAACCGTTCAAGTTCGTCGCAGACGGCCCGACAAACCCGATCTCTACATCAGGAAGCGACTTCCCTTGCAAAATACCTCCCGGGGCCAGCTACGAAATTGACGGATCGTCGACAGTCATCGCCGTTGGCGAGACATTCGAAGCCACCTTTAAAGGTCAAGCCGTACACGGGGGCGGCAACTGCCAGTTCGCACTCAGCGCCGACACGAGCCCGACGAAAGACTCAAAATGGATGGTCATTCACTCCATCGAGGGCGGTTGTCCGGCCCGCAACCAGAAAGGCAACCTCGAGGGCCCCAACGCGGACAAGTACCCTTTCAAGATCCCCGCCGGCATCGCGCCCGGCGACTACGTCTTCGCCtggatctggctggccagggTCGGGGGACAGCCGGAGTACTACATGAACTGCGCCCCGATCACTGTCACGGGcgccaagaagaggaaaatGAAGAAGATCCTAAGGCAGTTTGCCGACCGCCGCGCGTTGCTGGCCAGGCGTGAGCAGTTCCCCGAGCTCTTCATGGCAAATATCGGGgaggtcgccggcggctgcaCGACCGGGGAGGCCCTGAACGCGCAGATTCCCATCGCGTTCCCCAATCCCGGCATCTATGTCGATCATCCCGAGGGCGCGGAGAACCTTTACAAGCAGCCCTGTGATGGGAACCCGCGCGCGGGGTCGCCGGCCGAGCCGGGTCCTGGTGTTGGTTCTCCTTCGAGCCAGGCTGGAACTGCTGCGCCGACTTCGACAGTGGTGGACGGCACTGTCGTTCCAACCGCCTCATCTGCTGTAGTGTCGTCTatctcttcttcaagcagtATGAGTGGGGCGAAGCCTGTTGCTTCAAATTCCCCCACCACGATGTCCGCCGAGCCTTCGGTCCCGACAGGTTCATGCCCTGCACCAATCATCAGCACTGTGACGAACGAGATAACAGTCACCGTCACCGCTACCGTTATGGCTACTTCGGTAACCGGAAGTCAGTCTATTGGCGGACCAACAACTGCCCCGACAGCTTCGCCTGGTGCACCTCAGCCGGCTCCTGTGAATTGCAGCGAGGGCCATCTCACCTGCTTACCAGATGAGACTCATTTCGCAACCTGCACCGGCGGCAAGTTGACTGCGCCGCAACCTATCGCCCCTGGATTCAAGTGCGCTGCCGGAGAGGGTGAGGGTCTGGACATCTCGCCCATCGTTCCATATGTTTAG
- a CDS encoding Xyloglucan-specific endo-beta-1,4-glucanase A, translating to MFHWALYAVIGGVPWFVLLEERNLSLSIVDVESCNGIRKVYQPPPTRLGNVRLASSSLPVRSNTTFSFSHSLILPLTASGHSSHSLTQSKPHFTMQFSSYLVSAILAVTAVATPTPVVVDKRATKMCDNWGSLTTGGLTVYHNNWGAAQASSGSQCTTFESLKSGSVAWSTSWTWTGGQGQVKSYSNVALEKINKKLSAIKSIPSKWTWSYSGSNIVADVAYDLWLAPSVGANNKYEIMIWLSALGGAGPISSTGKTIDTPTIAGTKWSLYSGPNGDTTVYSFVAPKDIKSFNGDLMGFFNYLTSKQGVAKTNVVTSLQAGTEPFSGNNAVFKTSAYTISVA from the exons ATGTTCCATTGGGCACTCTACGCCGTAATTGGAGGAGTCCCGTGGTTCGTCCTTCTAGAAGAGAGaaatctctctctctccatcgtTGACGTAGAATCATGTAATGGAATCCGTAAGGTATATCAACCGCCGCCCACCCGCCTCGGGAACGTCCGCTtggcatcctcctcccttccTGTTCGTTCCAATACCACGTTCTCTTTTTCTCACTCTCTCATTCTTCCCTTGACCGCATCCGGTCATTCTAGTCACTCTTTAACCCAGTCAAAACCTCATTTCACCATGCAGTTCTCCTCCTACCTCGTCTCGGCCATCCTGGCCGTCACGGCCGTGgccacgccgacgcccgtcgtcgtcgacaagcgCGCCACCAAGATGTGCGACAACTGGGGCTCCCTCACCACCGGCGGCCTCACCGTCTACCACAACAACTGGGGCGCCGCCCAGGCCTCCTCCGGCAGCCAGTGCACCACCTTCGAGTCCCTCAAGTCCGGCTCCGTCGCCTGGTCGACCTCGTGGACCTGGACcggcggccagggccagGTCAAGTCCTACTCCAACGTAGCCCTCGAGAAGATCAACAAGAAGCTCTCCGCTATCAAGTCCATCCCCTCCAAGTGGACCTGGAG CTACTCCGGCTCCAACATCGTTGCTGATGTCGCCTACGACCTCTGGCTCGCCCCCTCCGTTGGTGCCAACAACAAGTACGAGATCATGATCTGGCTcagcgccctcggcggcgccggccccaTCTCCAGCACCGGCAAGACCATCGACACCCCGaccatcgccggcaccaAGTGGTCCCTCTACAGCG GCCCCAACGGAGACACCACCGTCTACTCCTTCGTCGCCCCCAAGGACATCAAGAGCTTCAACGGCGACCTGATGGGCTTCTTCAACTACCTCACCTCCAAGCAGGGCGTCGCCAAGACCAACGTTGTCACCAGCCTCCAAGCCGGCACCGAGCCCTTCTCCGGCAACAACGCCGTCTTCAAGACCTCCGCCTACACCATCTCCGTCGCCTAA
- a CDS encoding HK97 family phage prohead protease, which produces MTSVPIRNSPNGENGVKPEGKKQILLNAFDMSTVGHLSPGQWKNPADKSATKRDLNYWIDLAKLLERGGINALFLADTYGGYDTYEGSLDNCIRRAAQWPMTDPTIPISAMAAVTKNLSFAITASTSFEPPFLLAKRFSTLDHFTRGRIGWNIVTSWKKAAFKAIGLDSPIPHDERYAQADEYLRVLYKLWEGSWADDAITPDPENDSYADPDKIRTIHHHGKFFDLDTRHIVDPSPQRTPFLFQAGTSAAGSEFAATHAEGIFVSSHSPQLLRPKIRQIRDKAAALGRDPQSLKFFATFTPIVGRTDEEARAKHEELKKYASVIGGLVLVSGWTGIDLSKIPVDQEVTAADSLEAHKVRSILDSFTTTSEHVPKWTPRVIAERAAIGGLGPVSVGSPETVADDLEYWIREGDLDGFNLGYVTTPGTFEDVVELLIPELRRRGIYPEAPAEDVQLTAREKVYGEGQRGLRADHPGSTYKYDVYKEDAKGEEGA; this is translated from the exons ATGACTTCAGTACCGATTCGCAACTCTCCAAATGGCGAGAATGGCGTCAAGCCGGAGGGGAAGAAGCAGATCCTGCTGAACGCCTTTGACATGTCCACCGTCGGACACTTGTCTCCCGGACAATGGAAG AACCCGGCCGATAAGTCGGCGACTAAGCGCGACCTCAACTACTGGATCGACCTGGCGAAGTTGTTGGAGAGGGGCGGCATCAACGCCCTGTTCCTGGCCGATACATACGGTGGTTACGACACATACGAGGGCAGTCTCGACAACTGCATTCGTCGAGCTGCGCAATGGCCGATGACGGATCCCACAATC CCCATCAGCGCCATGGCCGCGGTCACAAAGAACCTCTCGTTTGCCATCACGGCATCCACCTCCTTCGAGCCGCCGTTTTTGCTCGCAAAGCGCTTCTCGACGCTAGATCACTTCACCAGAGGCCGCATTGGCTGGAACATCGTAACGTCttggaagaaggcggcctTCAAGGCCATTGGGTTGGATAGTCCGATCCCCCACGACGAGCGATATGCACAGGCGGACGAGTATCTGAGAGTGCTCTACAA GCTTTGGGAGGGCTCATgggccgacgacgccatcaCCCCCGACCCCGAGAACGACAGCTACGCGGACCCGGACAAGATCCGGACGATCCACCACCACGGGAAGTTCTTCGATCTCGACACCCGCCACATCGTCGACCCCTCACCCCAGAGGACGCCCTTCCTCTTCCAAGCCGGCacgtcggccgccgggtccGAGTTCGCCGCGACGCACGCCGAGGGCATCTTCGTCTCGTCCCACTCGCCGCAGCTCCTGCGGCCCAAGATCCGACAGATCCGGGACAAGGCGGCGGCCCTCGGCCGTGACCCGCAGTCTCTCAAGTTCTTCGCCACGTTCACCCCGATCGTCGGCCgcaccgacgaggaggcccggGCCAAGCAcgaggagctgaagaagtacgcctccgtcatcggcgggctcgtcctcgtcagcGGCTGGACGGGCATCGACCTGTCCAAGATCCCCGTCGACCAGGaggtcaccgccgccgactcgcTCGAGGCGCACAAGGTGCGCAGCATCCTCGACTCCTTCACCACGACGAGCGAGCACGTGCCCAAGTGGACGCCCCGCGTCATCGCCGAGCGAGCCGCCATCGGGGGCCTCGGGCCCGTATCTGTCGGGAGCCCCGAGACGGTGGCCGACGATCTGGAGTACTGGATCCGGGAGGGCGACCTGGACGGTTTCAACCTGGGCTACGTGACCACTCCCGGCACCTTTGAGGACGTCGTAGAGCTCCTCATCCCCGAGCTTCGACGTCGCGGCATCTACCCAGAGGCCCCCGCGGAGGATGTGCAGTTGACGGCGAGAGAAAAGGTCTATGGCGAAGGTCAGAGGGGGTTGAGGGCCGATCACCCAGGCTCTACATACAAGTATGATGTCTACAAGGAGGACGCcaaaggggaagaaggggcgTAG